One genomic window of Haliotis asinina isolate JCU_RB_2024 chromosome 4, JCU_Hal_asi_v2, whole genome shotgun sequence includes the following:
- the LOC137280983 gene encoding zinc finger protein 862-like: protein MHCDFCRQAGHHLAGNTDFVDRTNKFKRENIHAHSISVRHGKCRDHIVNKSGKLSFETSTIAKQFLEAEVKSNEKDLTDLTIKFNTVYCIGKEEMSFTKLKPLLLLQRKNGLPVTLAYSNDVRCGEMLATIASTIRDETMDLINDSHYLSVMIDGATDSSVSENEVIYVRTVLNGKAENKLVEVIAIEHGHAEGVISATKSALSRVGISDETLTSRIVGFCADGANVNMGQRNGVVSLLRHDVPHLIDFHCMAHRLELALLKLQKQSPIMQSVNDCLHLIWKTYHFSPKSKRELKMIGEELEARIYSPAPVKGTRWVPQLDRAMRVFLQGKKDEDLATGHGQYTAVYTHMESLAASSSNADIAGRGKKIHKQMKDLVFTGFCHFMSDLFGEVALLSLKLQSSTLILPTAVASIQDCLETITSMKQDYIPGGLYEKFGLCIESQENLTGPIKFQGIEMTGSVGVAKEELNKHVASTVDITIKELESRFENLLGSNTNEGAQGAVKSFKVFNHDTWPESKRELVHFGNHEIDVLCDWFRVPLVSAGCNVEALQTEWRQMKVFVANTFKDKSYSDLWQILLSKDPYKTDFCNILHIVRIMLTLPISSAECERAFSAQKRIKSDVRSCLSVQRLSDLILISSEGPDLAEFNPEKSVNKWMSNGKRRIAGGPGQTDWSKNIVTVKPKCEDKI from the coding sequence ATGCATTGTGACTTTTGTCGACAGGCCGGTCATCATTTGGCAGGCAACACAGACTTTGTAGATAGAACTAACAAGTTCAAACGGGAAAACATTCACGCTCACAGCATTAGCGTGAGACATGGAAAGTGCCGTGATCATATTGTTAATAAATCGGGCAAACTATCGTTTGAAACCTCAACCATTGCAAAACAATTTTTGGAGGCTGAAGTGAAGTCTAATGAAAAGGATCTCACAGATCTAACAATAAAGTTTAACACTGTGTATTGCATAGGGAAGGAAGAGATGTCTTTTACTAAACTAAAACCTTTGCTGTTGCTTCAGCGTAAAAATGGGCTCCCGGTTACACTTGCTTACAGTAATGATGTTAGGTGTGGAGAAATGTTGGCAACCATTGCAAGTACAATCAGAGATGAGACAATGGACCTTATCAATGACTCACATTACTTATCAGTTATGATTGATGGTGCCACAGACTCTTCTGTGTCAGAAAATGAAGTGATCTATGTAAGAACAGTATTAAATGGCAAAGCAGAAAACAAACTTGTTGAAGTTATTGCCATCGAACATGGTCATGCTGAGGGTGTTATCTCTGCTACTAAATCAGCTCTTTCGAGAGTAGGAATCAGTGATGAAACATTGACATCTAGAATTGTTGGGTTTTGTGCCGATGGAGCGAATGTCAATATGGGCCAGAGGAATGGTGTTGTTTCACTGTTACGACATGATGTTCCCCATTTAATAGATTTCCACTGCATGGCACACAGGCTGGAGTTAGCCCTTTTGAAGCTTCAGAAACAATCCCCTATTATGCAGTCAGTCAACGACTGCCTACATCTCATTTGGAAGACTTACCACTTCAGTCCCAAAAGCAAAAGAGAACTCAAGATGATAGGAGAGGAACTTGAAGCCAGGATATATTCACCAGCCCCAGTGAAGGGTACCAGATGGGTTCCCCAATTAGACAGGGCAATGAGGGTCTTTCTACAAGGAAAGAAAGATGAAGATTTGGCCACAGGTCATGGACAGTATACAGCAGTCTATACACATATGGAAAGTCTGGCTGCATCATCATCTAATGCAGATATTGCAGGAAGAGgaaagaaaatacacaaacaaatgaaagatTTGGTGTTCACAGGGTTTTGTCATTTCATGTCTGATCTCTTTGGTGAGGTGGCTTTGTTGAGCCTGAAACTACAGTCTAGTACTCTGATTCTTCCTACAGCAGTTGCATCCATCCAGGATTGTCTGGAAACCATCACAAGCATGAAACAGGATTACATTCCAGGGGGACTGTACGAGAAATTTGGGCTGTGTATTGAAAGCCAAGAAAATCTCACGGGTCCAATCAAATTTCAAGGCATTGAAATGACTGGTAGTGTTGGTGTGGCCAAAGAAGAACTGAACAAACATGTTGCATCTACCGTTGACATCACCATCAAGGAGTTGGAGTCCAGGTTTGAGAATCTGCTTGGTTCAAATACAAATGAAGGGGCCCAAGGCGCTGTGAAGAGCTTCAAGGTGTTTAATCATGACACCTGGCCAGAGAGTAAACGGGAACTTGTACACTTTGGAAATCATGAAATAGATGTTCTGTGTGATTGGTTCAGAGTCCCCCTTGTCTCTGCTGGATGCAATGTGGAGGCACTTCAGACAGAGTGGAGGCAGATGAAAGTCTTCGTGGCAAACACCTTCAAGGATAAATCTTACTCTGATCTCTGGCAAATCCTACTCAGCAAGGATCCATACAAAACAGATTTCTGCAATATACTTCATATTGTGAGGATCATGTTAACCCTGCCGATTAGCTCTGCTGAATGTGAACGGGCTTTCTCAGCTCAGAAAAGAATTAAAAGTGATGTTAGGAGCTGCTTGTCTGTGCAAAGACTGTctgatttgattttgatttcatcAGAAGGCCCTGACCTTGCTGAGTTTAACCCAGAGAAGTCCGTTAATAAATGGATGTCTAATGGCAAGAGAAGGATTGCTGGTGGCCCTGGACAAACAGATTGGTCAAAGAACATTGTGACTGTGAAACCAAAGTGTGAAGACAAAATCTGA